One part of the Prionailurus bengalensis isolate Pbe53 chromosome B2, Fcat_Pben_1.1_paternal_pri, whole genome shotgun sequence genome encodes these proteins:
- the LOC122490092 gene encoding LOW QUALITY PROTEIN: voltage-dependent anion-selective channel protein 3-like (The sequence of the model RefSeq protein was modified relative to this genomic sequence to represent the inferred CDS: inserted 1 base in 1 codon) — MVECCLGGVETSPLVGGICNTLTYCDLGKAAKDDFNKGYGFGSVKVRLRTKSCRGVEFSTSGHAYTDTEQTSGNLETTYKVCSYGLAFTQKWNIDDTLGTEIASQNKLAEGSKRTLDTVFAPNPGKKSGKWKASYKWDCFSLGSNVDADFSGPTIFGFGGWLAGSQTSFDTARSKLPQNGVALGYTAADFQLHMHVSDGPEFGGSVYQEVNGKIGTSINIAWMAGSNNTXDCRTFLSAIGNKTSPTGLGYTQTLGPGVKLTLPAFTDRKNVNAGGHEVGLGFEREAYCGFEESI, encoded by the exons ATGGTAGAGTGTTGCCTTGGCGGAGTGGAGACCAGCCCTCTGGTTGGAGGTATATGTAACACACTGACTTACTGTGACCTAGGGAAGGCTGCCAAAGATGACTTCAACAAAGGCTATGGATTTGGCTCGGTCAAAGTACGTCTGAGAACTAAGTCTTGTAGGGGGGTGGAATTTTCTACTTCTGGTCATGCTTACACTGACACAGAGCAAACGTCAGGCAACCTAGAGACCACGTATAAGGTCTGTAGCTACGGACTTGCCTTCACCCAGAAATGGAACATAGACGATACTCTTGGAACAGAAATTGCTTCACAGAATAAGTTGGCTGAAGGGTCGAAACGTACTCTCGATACCGTATTTGCACCGAACCCAGGAAAGAAGAGTGGGAAATGGAAGGCCTCCTACAAATGGGATTGTTTCAGTCTCGGCAGTAATGTTGATGCAGATTTTTCCGGACCGACCATCTTTGGCTTTGGAGGTTGGCTTGCTGGCTCTCAGACGAGTTTTGACACAGCCAGATCCAAACTGCCACAGAATGGTGTCGCCCTGGGTTACACAGCTGCCGACTTCCAGCTGCACATGCATGTGAGTGATGGCCCTGAATTTGGAGGGTCTGTCTACCAGGAGGTTAATGGGAAGATTGGAACATCAATCAACATTGCTTGGATGGCTGGCAGTAACAATA CGGACTGTAGAACTTTTCTATCTGCTATAGGAAATAAGACGAGCCCGACCGGACTGGGTTATACTCAGACCCTTGGACCAGGAGTCAAACTGACCCTACCAGCTTTCACGGACAGAAAGAACGTCAATGCAGGAGGCCACGAGGTTGGGCTGGGATTTGAACGAGAAGCCTATTGTGGTTTTGAGGAAAGCATCTGA